The sequence GTTCCTGGAACCAGTAAAGTAATAGAAACCCTGAAAGCCGAATTTGGTGATAAACTGGAAATTGGTGCAGGAACTGTTCTGGACAGCGAGACTGCCAGAAATGCCATTTTATCAGGGGCCACATATATAGTAAGTCCCGGGTTTGACGAAAACACGGCAAAACTGTGTAACAGATATTGTATACCTTATATGGCCGGATGCCTTACAATAACAGAGATGATAAAAGCTATGGAAGCAGGAGTGGATATAATTAAGCTGTTTCCGGGAAGTGCATTTGGTGCAGACTTTATAAAAGCAGTAAAAGGTCCGCTTCCGCAGGTCAGCATAATGCCTACAGGCGGAGTCAGCCTTGATAATGTAAAGGACTGGATAAATAAGGGAGCTGTAGCAGTGGGAATTGGTTCGGATCTGACTAAAGGGTATAAAGAAAAAGGAACAGCAGCTATAGTAGAAAATGCAAAGGCTTTTGTGGACAGAGTAAAGGAAGCAAGAGAGGGGAGATAAAATTGAAATTTATTTCTTTAGGAGAAATAATGGGAAGATTATCAACAATAGATTATGAAAAAATTCTTCATTCAAAAAGATTTGATATAAACTTCGGAGGGGCAGAGGCTAATGTTTCTGTTACATTGGCAAATCTCGGAGTGGAGAAGTCAGCTTTCATATCTGTTCTTCCTGATAATGATTTAGGAAACTCAGTAATAAGATACTTAAAGTGTAATAATGTGGAAACAGAACATATAGTAAAAACAGAGGGAAGACTGGGTCTTTACTTTGTAGAAACAGGGTTTTCACAGAGAAATTCCACGGTGATATACGATAGAAAAGACTCTGCTATAGCAAAATCAGAACCGGAAATTTTTGATTTTGAAGAAATTTTTAAGGGTTACACATGGTTTCATATAAGCGGCATAACGCCGGCAGTATCGGAAAATGCTCTGGAGCTCACTAAAAATGCCATGAAAGCTGCTAAAAAATCCGGATTGAAAATAAGTCTGGATCTTAATTACAGAGAAAAGCTGTGGGATTTTCAGAGAGCAAGAGATGTATTGTCAGAATTAGCAGGGCTTGCGGATATGTGTATAGGAATAGAGCCTTTGAATCTTTTGGGAAAAGACGGGGCAGATATAAAAACAGGACTTTCAAGAAATAATCCGTCTTTTGAAGATATGGATACAGTTTTTCGTGAGATGGAAAAAACTTTCGGCATGAAAATAATAGCCAGAACAGCTAGAAAAAGT is a genomic window of Sebaldella sp. S0638 containing:
- a CDS encoding sugar kinase encodes the protein MKFISLGEIMGRLSTIDYEKILHSKRFDINFGGAEANVSVTLANLGVEKSAFISVLPDNDLGNSVIRYLKCNNVETEHIVKTEGRLGLYFVETGFSQRNSTVIYDRKDSAIAKSEPEIFDFEEIFKGYTWFHISGITPAVSENALELTKNAMKAAKKSGLKISLDLNYREKLWDFQRARDVLSELAGLADMCIGIEPLNLLGKDGADIKTGLSRNNPSFEDMDTVFREMEKTFGMKIIARTARKSISSNRNALKGFLYMNGKTIETCWEEFDILDRVGGGDSFAAGLIYAVNHFEDPEQIIEFALACSILKHTIRGDAGTFTHNEVEKYLKEGMDIKR
- a CDS encoding bifunctional 2-keto-4-hydroxyglutarate aldolase/2-keto-3-deoxy-6-phosphogluconate aldolase; amino-acid sequence: MKKYETIKNILDSGVVAVIRAENEEEAVKVSKACIEGGIRSIEVTYTVPGTSKVIETLKAEFGDKLEIGAGTVLDSETARNAILSGATYIVSPGFDENTAKLCNRYCIPYMAGCLTITEMIKAMEAGVDIIKLFPGSAFGADFIKAVKGPLPQVSIMPTGGVSLDNVKDWINKGAVAVGIGSDLTKGYKEKGTAAIVENAKAFVDRVKEAREGR